One Hylaeus volcanicus isolate JK05 chromosome 8, UHH_iyHylVolc1.0_haploid, whole genome shotgun sequence genomic window, CGCGAACAGACGGAGAGGACCAGCGAACGGAACAGAGAACACCCGCCGGTCGAAAGACGAGGGAAGAGAGAAGTCTGGCAGTCAGGGCGGTAAACGAAGAGGGCCGACCGAGTGGGACAGGATGCAACAAAGCACCGACAGGTCGTGTGATACCCCGTTACGTCACAGACGGAACAACTGGTTGCCTCATGGGGAGTTTGAGGAGCTCTCTCGTGCACCAGCCGCGTTGGAGGTTGAAAGGGAGAGGAGACGATACCGGATGGGGGTATTCCCGGGTCCGCGGGCGCAGCGGGGGAATTCCGCGACCGTCGAGGGGGGAGGGTGATATATACAAAACACAAGGTCACGAGTACGGCTATAGGTATCTCTCTGTAAACACGCGGTGACGTAGCAAGCACGTGCTACGACGTTACCATGGCGGGGGCGAGTAGAGGGACACCCTCCACCCTCTGCACCCGCTCCTGCCGCTCTCTGTTCTTTCTTCTACTTTCAATTCCCCTACTGGCCGGCTTCTCTCGCGGCCACGCTCTTGCGAactctcctctctctctcctgcTTCCGTTCCAGTTTCTCCGAGCAAGGAACTTGGCTGTTTCAGTTCGCAGAAGAATTCACGTTTCCTCGCACGCATTCCGCTCCCGCAGGACCAACAGGAACGTTAACGAACGGAATATCGAAGCGTAATTGCACCCTTAGAGCTTGACGCGTCGCCGTCAGCGCTCGTCCGATGGTTCTCCATCGCGCGATCTATTATTCAAGAGAACGTTACGCGACTCTAGCGCGGCGAACAACCTTCCGCGGAACGGCGGATCTTCGATCCGGGTATGACGCGCGAAATTCCGATTAATCCACATGGAACGACGAGCAATCCGGAGTGCAATGGTCGATGTTCCGTTCTATCAAACGGAGGTCGAACGGAGGGCGAGGCAGGACTGACTGGTCACCTGGGGTTCAGGGGCTGCTCGCTCGACGCTTTCGGATAGATTACGGAGCATGATTATAGTTCTTTTGCATAGTTTTTGCATCCGGTCACCCGGGTTTAATTGTAAGACCGGGAGGGACAGTCACCCGGCCATTGATTCTTCCCGCGTCTCGCTAGGTCCTCGCTTTCTTTTGGCCCGGGCATATCCTTAACGAGGACGTCGCTACTTCACGAGAGGGGTCATACTATAATACTTATGCCTACAGAGCATAATTATACCACCTATATTTCtctatttctcaaaataataatattctatgcTATCGCTTGGTTGTTGTAGGTACATACATAATCGTAGGACAGCGTCAGAGGATCGTGGCCCTGTGAGAAAGCTCTCTCACGAAGAGCGATTCGGTTCACTGAATGTTTCAAGCTACGTCCTAACGTATTCCATCGAGGGAAGCGTCCACAGGAGTCGCTTTCCTGCTGCGTTCCCCGAGGGTCAGGGCCCTGTCCCTTTGTCGCCCCTTTTCAATGCTGCGCCTGCCTGGCTCTGCAGCtgctcttctctctctctctctctctcacacgcacacacacacactctaAAAGAGACGTTTTTCAAAGTCCCCTCCGCGCTAACGATCGCCCGGTCTCTTCCTATCCCTTCCTGTGACGCGAAACGCGAGGGTCGAAAATCCCACTGGGAGATTATTTTTCCCTTTCCACCCTCCTGGCATCCGCGCCCCACGTTCCTCTGACCTGGCCTCTCCGCCAAGGAATATTACGTCCCGGGACGCGGTTCCCGGGTGGAAAGAGGAAACTTCTGCCCCTTTCCGACTTTATCGCCCCGCTCGCAGCAAAATTCCCGCCGCGTGCCACGATCTAACGACGATCTCTCCGTTTTCTCGCCGGCGCCGTTTCGCGAGTTAACGTTGCGTTTTCGTCCTTTAATGGAATATCTCAAGCATCGCGCGGCCCGAGAAAGACTCCGCAAACTTTCATTTACGTATATCCGACGACGTTTTACTCGATGCTGAAGAAGAATTTATCGTCATTCCGCGAAGgtaattgtttatcttttttttttaacgacttTGACCGATTAGGCGAAGTAACGATGCACGGCGTTATTGCTTTCTAGGTACACATCGACAGGCAACGTAGAGTGGATATCGATCTGTGCCTGAGAAGCCGACGTGCTCCGTTTCCTGGCCGTCTATAATTCATCATCGTTCCGCTTCCTGGTCTTTGTGCCTTCTGGACAAAGTCGAAGGCGTCGTTCGCCTGGAAACGCGTCGGTCGACTTCGGAATAAAACTATCGGATATGGGAGGACATCCTAAGTTTGGCGAGCTTTATTAGCGGTTATACAAGATATACTTATGATAgtacacattttcttttttttttttaatacacgcGAAGGAGCaaattaacgctaaacctatcGATATTTGTATCCAGCCCTGTCGCGATCGATCAAATGACTGGTCTTAATACTGCTTATACCGTAGTGTATGTATTGTACATTAGTGTACAATACAATTTAtcgtagaaaaatttgaaaacggcGATTCTAACGGTTATCGGAGGTTGAATCTCCGAGGTTTAGCGTTAACAGTGAAAAATCCGTCCTTTGTGTCTAATTTCGAGAACCACCCTCTGTAACGTTCGGCCAGCGTGCATCGATAATCGGCGAGTGACGTTAATGATTATCAGCCGAACTGCAGCCGGGtcgtgtttctctttttcgctCGCTCGTTCAGTGACCCTTTGTCAGGATCGATATTCCGGGTAGATAGGCGAGATAAATTATAAACGGCGGACTCTTCTTCGTACCACCACCTGCACACACACAGCTGTGGAGCCTCCCCGatcaatatttctaatttactTTTCCAGGGCTATGACGCCGCTACCAATTTTCCCAACAAACACGTTAAGCAACAGAGACGGGCCGAGGCCTCTGTTCGATACCTATGTTTCTAATAACCGGTTCTAAAAATCTGCGAAAAATTTAGGATATAGTCTCGATTTGTCCCTTTTGCGAAGcaacttttcaaaatattcttaaaaatactgtcatttttaaaacggatcgaaaacgtttatttCGAGATTACCCGTGCGTTACTAAAGAGTAGACTACTGGCACGAGCTTTTACACGAGAATGTAATCCGCGTACAACTATCGTTTAACGATACGGagaatgtatgtataataattatcgagACCCGACTATTTTTGTGTCCGATTTCCTGCGGAATGAGCCTAACGCGACTAAGCATTGTCGCCTACATCGAGGATCGCCTCTCAAGTGCAAAGACGAACCTTTCCTTTGCGAGCGTTTGAATGGTACCACGACTGCGTGGACCAGAGACGTCGACATCGCGGCGCAAACTGGCCGTAGCAAGGAACAGAGCAAACCAAACGGAACAAACAATGTGCACGTGTGCATTTCACGTGACACGCAGCCCACGGTCACACCGAGCTCCGTCCGTGGCTGTACACACGTGTATCGAGAGACCTGTATATGCAGATACGTGCGTGCACGTGttgcgtgtgtgtgtgcgaATGTGTACGTATGTACACCATTGACCGGGATATCGTCTGTCTCGGGATGAATGAACCATTACGTCACGCACTTGTACTCTCCGAATCCCCTTCCGCCTCCGCGTCCCTCTGTACTTCACGGCGTCTGTCGATTCCGtctctccgtctctctttTCTACGGGCTCGAACCGTGCTCGCGTTATATTATATGCGAGGCATACCTTCCTTCCTCCTTCCTTCCATCGATTAGCGGCGGAATTCCAACCGGCCATGGTAGGGGAGTCGATAGGACTATAGTTTCGATGGAGGTCAACGTATCGCGGTGGCTCAGACGCCCGGCAGACGTGTCTGCTGGTCTCTGTTGTAAAACGACGTGGGACGAGAAAGGCGCGGGCACGGGAGAACCTCTGGGGATCGCTTTCGTTGCACCACTGATACACTTTCGCGTTAAGGTCGTATCGTCGGATACGCGGAGCTACGAGGCCTCGCGAAACGCTTATCTTATCTACCGAGAAGCtcgtgaaaatgaaatttcaaaaatttccaaCAACTTATGTCTAATAACTTAAGTTGCTTACGTTATGTCTAATATCTTCGGGGTCACTGTACCATATGAAATGTCAAACGAGTACATATCGATACAGTTGATCGCGTTGTtcggaataattattttaaattattaaaagaacgCAGTCGCATCTTCAACCttcgatgtatttttattacaaagatATGTTCTCATGGAAACAgtaaaattacatatattatcgATTCCTTAAAACTAATGATCCTTTCGCGCTGTCTGATTGCACGTACACACAACTGACGGAATACTCTTGATCGGTAAAGACTTTACGAATAATGTCTGTTTGAGAAGCGAACTTTCTTTTACTTAAATGAATCGTGATACATCATCCACTAACGATGTAAGCTAACGTGTggtaattaatgtaattatggCAAAAGTCACGTTTAGTTTATAGCCTGATTAAAACTGTACCCTTGGATTTATGTATTGAAAACGATAAGAACCATCTGAATCAACCCTCTAGAATAGGTTCGCGGGGCTCTCGGCCAACCTCTTTTAAATTGGGATATAGCTTAGCTTTAGGACCGTCGCTGTTAACTCTTCCGTGGAAGTCTGGCTTCTTTTCTTTAGGGGCGCTTCGTTGTAGCCAAACGTCCAACAGACTTTTAGGAGAATAAATGTTACCCTTCAGGAGTTGCTTCCCGAGAGATATCGACGTGCTAGGTGGTGGCGACATCGGCGAATCGGTTGTTGCTCTTATTACGCTTGCACGGGCGGTTCCATCTTCTTTTCCAAAActgtataaaaacaaacgcGAGATCGATACAAAAGCAAATACTTTTATCCAGAGAAATAAAGTCTTCTTAAGACGTCCGATATTTACCCGTCCAATTCGCGCAATGCCTGGTCCAATTCGACCTTATCCTTATCGTCTTTACTCCGTACTTCGAGAAGGCAAGTCAAAACTTCGGAATGCGCGGCAGAATTATTAGCGTGTTGCTTGAGAAACGTTTCCAGCTCTCCCCACAAAAGTCTATAGTGTTCTTCTCTCCGTACACCACCTTTACCACCACGCCCCCCGCCGATACTTGGCAAAGGTAACGTTTCATGTTTTGCTTCCAGTTGCAATAAACTGAAGATCACTTGCTTACACTGGACGACCTCCTCAGCTGTGAGTTCCTCCTTTACCATTAAATCTGGCAGTGGATCTATTAActttgatacatttttgttaattgtTACGGACGCAATGAAATACGATAGTTACAGTTGAGTTCGATTCATTTGGAATCTCTAcctgttttaaattaaacataagaGTACTAGAAATAGTAATTGGCCAATATTTGGTGTGTCTTTCCAATCTCGATCTCATCTTTTCCGCTGGACCTTCGCTGTTAACGTTTGTACTTCGTTTCAAAGGCACCAGTACATTGTTTCGCATCAGTCTTCCAAAATCCTGTAATAAGCAACGAGTTGCATATGCGCGATACTTCCGGTTTGACATACTCACAGTTATTCTGTAATCGGTGACGCGTCCACCGCATCCTTCGCTGATAGAAGGTGGATCTTCCAATACACTTCTAGCGGTAGATAGcgtatgtataaaaatttctccGCCATGCGCGGCAAGTAGATGAGAAATAGTCTTTCCTCCGCTTCTTCTGGCCATTTCGAGCATTACCGACCTACCGttcaacagaaaattaatcaaacaaGACGAAGGTCTACTATTTACATCTACCGGCGTGATCCTGTGCATAGCTGTGCAATTTTGCATTTCGGCTGCGCTACATCCTCGTGGTGTACACCATTTCAAAGTTACCGTTTCATACTCTGAACCCTCCTCGAATCTTCTGAATGTCTTTATCAAAGCTGAATCTTGCGGGTTTCCTAAAAGATATTCCCGCATTTCGATGTAATTTCAAGTGTAGCAATTTCCACTCTTTAACTGCATGCTCGTGTACCTTTTAGAATTGCCGAATGCGCAGCTGACGAGTGAAATATCTCAACGTCGTAATTCGCAGAGGAACTAGCATTCTGTTCTTCCTTCATCGGTATACCAGTTACCGTTGTACTTGCCAGATCGTAATGGGACAAGATTAAATGGgataattttgaatgtaaagCAGGTGCCTTAATGGAGTGTACTTCTACCGTTAACAGCGGTGAGACCTAAGATAAAGTATTATACGTTGTTTTTTCCACAAGTTAAATAAACATCGCGATacaaagaaacgtaaaataccTCTCGTGGCCCCTGACTTGTAACTTGCGATTCGATATTGTTAGGAAAGATGTTCAGTATAACTAGGTGACAATAATCCACAGGCATTAAACTGAAATAGaagatataaatacattacaaACTTAATACTCATATGCTTCTAACAATTATATGCAAAGATATTTACTGATCCGAAGCTAATGCAGTTTTATTCTCTTGAGCTAAttcgttcaaaaatatattttccaagcTTTTCATATTGCTATTATCTCGTGCACTGGTGATGCATATTACTCTGCCTCTGTTAACAAGTTTACTAGTATTCTCATTTAACGATGTTCTCTTCTCGTGCTGAATTTCTGAACATTCGTTCAATGTCTCGATAGCCACTCTTAATCCATGTATCACCGAATAATCCTCTCCAGGTTCTGGAGCCTTTGTCGGTACTCCCAAAATGGCTGTGCCATTCATTATCTAAAATCAGAAATCGGTCTCgatgagaaatattattttccaacaaaaaaatatgaaacaaaatgcTCCTAAACCTTACATGGTTTAAATTCTGCTGCGATGGACTCCATGAGTTTAATACGTATGCTGCACGATCGGTCACCACAAATCTTATCTGCGgataatatcgatattaaaagtatttattttgaaatcatattaatctttttttaagaaaaaacaataactaAAGATAACTAAACTTAATAATATACCAATTTTCCAGCTGGAAAAAGGTCCCATACTATACGGCAATATTCCAGGGAAGCCTCTACGCTGGTAGTCCACAAAGATTTACAAACAGGTGCCaaaggaattaaattttgaccCCGACTTTTCAGAAAATCAAATTCCAAAGGACATTCGGTTGATATGCCAAAGTATGGTGTGTGATCCAAAACGAAAATAGTCTTATGATTTGCCGGATACATTCTTGTATAACATATTTTAAGAAAccgacgtttattttttaatataatatgtcGCAATCTATTTATCGCACATTTCTGTAAAGAAGAATAATGCTTCGCACGGTCCACATGTTATAGGTTAGGATTCAAGATGCTTCGACATCGGAATAATACGTTTCTAAAGTTATGGAAATTCTTTGATAACGCGTAACGaattatacaagaatattatcgtattttcgtatttctctAAAAGTATATTGTCTTATTGCTAATAAATGTTACTCAAATTTTAACGTTATCGCTGTAGATTTCATAACTTATTCATTTTATGGCATTAACGaatgcttttattatttacataaaaaagattaattaatatattatataaagaatatCGCTGATACTTTATtcagtttaatttaaagttatcTGTATTACTTTCTAATCGTATTCAAAATTCCCGGAAAATTTCGACACACTTCCGCTACTTTAATCGTTTCATTCCTAAATACGAATGATTTAcagtattttcattaatttccattGTACTTgtcatataatatatatttaaaactgtCTACTTTCAGTTTAACGAtatcgagaatattttttacaatataaatattattccagcAGCATCTACGCAACGTTGCGTACTTATATGCATACACAACTTCCTTTCCGCTTGGAAGTCTCCTAGTGGCATTGATAACGTGAGTTCGTGTATtacaattctttatttataatatttatttcttcgtacAGTAAAGgagattattaattaaataacaaagattATTCTGGGCATgcgatttatataaaaatctctACAAAGAACCAAATAgttttgagaaatttgtttgatcgAATTAGTCCACGCACGTGGtactttttaacaaaattttaattatggtAACGTTAATTGAATATCGTAGGTCATCAATTTCTTAAGCATTATACGCACTTAACCGTTTGCATTTTGTTATACAGcttgaaaattgtattgttcttAGTGGAACTTGCCGTTTATTTTAGGTTATAAAGCAAGGTTATGTGTGACCAGTTTGTCGTTCAagcgaatttttttttttaaataacaccaACTTGATACGATATTGTATTTAGTATTTATGTTTAGGTTACTCGTAAGTTAACCACAACGTTAAGATGTCAGGAGGTCTGGACGTATTGTCCCTCAAAGAGGACGACGTTACCAAAATGTTGGCCGCATTTACACATTTAGGTgcagaaaatgttaatttccAAATGGAACAATACGTctacaagaagaaaaatgacgGTAAATATGATCTTAATTCAAACATTTCGGTATTAGAAACATATGACATCCTACTTCTAAAAATTTAGGTGTGAGCATCATCAATCTACGTCACACATGGGAAAAACTTTTGCTGGCGGCACGTGCAATTGTCGCTATCGAACATCCTAGCGAAGTTTTTGTCATCAGTTGCCGTCAAACCGGTCAGAGGGCTGTTCTTAAATTTGCACAGCATACTGGTGCTACACCTATTGCTGGTCGTTTTACACCTGGTGCCTTCACTAATCAAATTCAGGTTATGTTCGCtacaatcaaaattatatacttttcatttttatactcAATGATGAAAGACCATTtccataatttatatttgttgacTTACTTTGGCTTAATCTTTTCTGATTTCATTCTACAATGTAGCAGATATTTTCGCGCGTTACAAAGTTCctacaaattacttttaattatttgcagTCTGCTTTCCGAGAGCCACGTCTGTTGATCGTTACCGATCCATCTACCGATCATCAACCTATCACCGAGGCCAGTTACGTGAACATTCCAGTTATTGCTTTCTGTAACACCGACTCGCCTCTTCGTTTTGTTGACATTGCCATTCCTTGTAACACGAAGAGTCTTCATTGCGTCGGTCTCATGTGGTGGTTATTAGCGAGAGAAGTACTTCGATTAAGGGGTTCCATCGCTCGTGAAAGTAAATGGGACGTCGTTGTCGATTTATTCTTCTATAGAGATCCCGAAGAGGTTTGTAGtataagtataaaattaatcaaattcgttctatgtttattttatatatctttcattttctacgtTTATTTTCTACGTGATGAGAAAATAGTaagcagaaaaatatttgttgactttatttaattatggCTTAATCTTTGCTGAAACTGTtcttaaaatgtatttaagtatattttaacatcttcAGTTATAATATACATTCGTTGTGTTTTCACAGGCTGAAAAGGAAGAACAAGCAGCTAAGGAAATTGCGCCAGCTAAAGAGTTTACAGGGCCGGTTGAAGTTCCAACTACTACGGATCCTGGTTGGGTTAACGATGTTGAGGCGGCAGTTACTACTGAAAATTGGGCAGATGATGTAGCACCGCCAACTACAGCCGCTGTTCCAGCTGCGGGTGCTGCTCCGGCTTTCCAAGCAAGCGGAGACTGGGCTGCTCAAGTAAACATGAATTCCATATCTATTTAGCATTAAACTAACTAGtacttgaaattattaactatttttttatttcgtctgCATAGCCATCAGAAGATTGGACTGCAACTGCGCCGGCTACTACAAACCAAAGCTGGGGAGGTGCCACAACAGAAAATTGGTAACTTAATTCTCTTTGAGAATTTTGATACAATGACACACCTTGTACggcgaaattaataaaatgattgaaaaccTATACTCTCCTTTGCTCTAACAGTTAAGTAACGTATGACTATGATCATAATTTTTGACAGCCATCTTGGAACGAGAATGATTTTTAGTCAGCGCTCCTAGCGGAAAAACGCTGAAGTTTGTTTTgaacttttacttttatgGTAAATGATACCTTTTTATCTAAATGTCGGTAATCCATAATAGGTGTCGACATCTAGGGACAACAATAGAAACTATTTCatgacaaacttgggcgttttcccaccgatggcgctgctaattgttaaaaaattatatatttgaatttgttaatatagaattataaaatgattcatTATTATGTAGATAGTAACttgtacatataaattatattaaaggTTCCGCCCATGTTGTATTTTCCCGAAGCTGTCCGATTCACGTACACGTCGTTGTAGATTTGTTTACGTAAGTGATGGGGATAAAAACATGGACGGCGCCATCGCCATCGGCCGTTGTATATAGAATTCACATCAGTGATATAATTCTATCTCAATTTGTATAACCGATGGTTGCTGGAGTCTGTCAGTTACGTTCAGTTACGTCGTTTACTTCGAATCTGTTCGTGTGTAACCTGAGCAGTGTCcggcaaatttatattttaacgaaactatttatttatatgaaagttgtcgtaaaataattaaacatgaaaACTGCGCCCGATCCGAAAGACGTTCAGGTATTGCttgttattttctaaaaatggaACTGCAGACACTTGCATTCCAGTCTATAACTTTATCGAAGTAGTTTTCTAATCGAATGTTAGAAGAATGCCTCATTTTGTAAcgtttaaatgttaaaaaacataaaaattgtatatataactaatattttatgtaacaaatatacataaatctaacgaaagatttattgtaatacaatgtTTCTTTACAGGAATTTCAGTTTAAACAGTCTCACATTTCCCAAATTTTAAACGCATATGAATCCATACCAACTGCGTGTAATCTATTAGCTGCAGACAAGAAGAGAGCCTTATTGTACATAGggcaaaacaataaaataaacattttaaagcCAGGAGAGGATAGCGATCCGGAATGGAAAGTGGAAGTTAATATACCCGTATTCGTGTCTAAATTAGCACTTAGTTGCGACTGTTCTTATTTAGCAGTGGTACCTCATGGTCCATCAATTTTAATCTACAATGCACAGATGCTCGCAAGAGGAGTATGTTACAATTTagagtttataaattattttcaattcttattgtacattttaaaatatctaactgcgttttttttttttgcagaatttacaattattgcACGAGATTAGGATTTCCTCATCCAGTACAGAGGTCTTTGCAAATGATCTACAATGGAATCCTACCGTCCCAGGAATGTTCTGTACAGTAGCCAGCGATTACACGGTTGGTTGTTTTCagataaaagaagaaaaagagaaaacgataGAGTTGAAagctttagaaaaattaaacggtCTGGATGTTTTGTGCGCTGCTTGGAGCCCTAAAGGGAAACAAGTGGCTGTAGGTTGTAAGAATGGGAATATCGTACAATTGAAACCTGACTTGAAAGTAGCGAGGACGATTCCAGGTCCGACTCCGTACATCGGAGAAGTTATATCGATGTTATGGATCAgaaattatcaattttgtgCTGCCTATTTATGTAGCGAACAGAGAATAAATGTTCTTATAATCGATGCACCTAAAGGTGAAACGAATGCTAATTTTACAAGCTATGAAGATATTACTTATGGAATGTCAGACACGGAAAGCGAAGCAATGATTCGACGTTACTACTTCGATCATGTGCCAGAATGGGGTTTAATTATTGCTGCCAGCAGTAACAGTAGCGAGATAGCTGTATTGGGATCTACGGATGCGGGTGTTACTTGGAATCAGTGGCAATTAGTCGATAGCGGCAGGGCTGAATTGCCATTGATCCATACCAAGGAAAGTTATCCAGTAGGATTAGCTATAGACAAGACTCCCGTTCGAAAATTACCATGGGGAGCAGATTCTATTTTACCTCATCCAGTTCCTATACTTCATATTCTCGCAACATCTGGACAATTATGCAGTTTTCATATGGTGAATTTGACACCTACGTGTCCTGCTATTAACTCGCCACCTACAGAAATGATTACACCTCCGCCACAGCCGCAATTAAATGTTTCCTCGGAAGCTTCTCTTATTATGAACGGTGTAATAACTAGTACTCCGCGTCCTAAGCAACCAGAAAATGTTCCTGATCGTCCAAAACCACCTCCCGTGGCAAATATTTTCGGTAAACTCAACACAGGAAGCGGTTTCTTCCCGCAGTCTCCAACCGAGAAACCAAAGCAGCAGGAACAGAAATTTGAGCCGATTAAGGAGACCCATTTACAACAACCTGTAAATCAAGATATTAAATTGACAGCAGTTAAAGAGACAAGTTTACAAGAACCTGAGGAACAAAAAACATCCGTAGAAGATGATAGCAGAGATATTCGTGCTCAGatagaagaatataatttgttcGAGAAGGAATTACGCAGTAGATTGGAACCGCAAACTTGGGAATGCGGTACGGAGGAAGAACGTCTAAAGCTTGTAGACACATCTGCCAAAATAGATGAGTTTCTTCGAGAATTAAGGGAAACAACGAATAGTTTATCCAGCGATATCGCATATTTGAAAGCACTATTATTGCAATCGTTTGCTTGGGTCGAAGAAACCAAGTCGAAAAATGCAGCTACCATCGATATCGTTACTAGAAACTGTGGAGATAATAAGATATCCGATCTACACAAGCTTTATTATTACACTCAAACACAACTTACCCGAGCTAGTCAAATTTTGGATTTGGAATGGTCGGATCGTAAAACTCAAGAACTGTCGCGAATGAAAATCCCCCATTTGGAATTTGTGTACCAGAATCTTATATTGCACAATAAAATCATTCAAGAAGAGAAAGGCAATATAGAGCATCTTAaaaaacgatggaaattaatgactcgtaataataatattttcggaTTGAATCGGTCGCTGTCTAATTTAAGTATAACATCGTCAAAATCTTCCATGTCTCTTCCAAGGAACGCAGGAATTATAGAAGCACGCTGCAAGGCTATCGCTACTAAAACGTTAAGCTTTACTCAAGGaaagcaaattaaattaagagaACACTTATCCGCATCTACACCAAGAATCATAAAACCTGATGAGCCAACACCTATTCAGCATCGTTTGGAAGAAACTTTGTCCTCTTTAGCTGCTCTCGATACTACGTCGATAGATCCTAAAAATGACGTAGAACAACTTGTTTCAAAGCAAACTGTGGTTATC contains:
- the LOC128881429 gene encoding integrator complex subunit 13 — protein: MYPANHKTIFVLDHTPYFGISTECPLEFDFLKSRGQNLIPLAPVCKSLWTTSVEASLEYCRIVWDLFPAGKLIRFVVTDRAAYVLNSWSPSQQNLNHIMNGTAILGVPTKAPEPGEDYSVIHGLRVAIETLNECSEIQHEKRTSLNENTSKLVNRGRVICITSARDNSNMKSLENIFLNELAQENKTALASDHLMPVDYCHLVILNIFPNNIESQVTSQGPREVSPLLTVEVHSIKAPALHSKLSHLILSHYDLASTTVTGIPMKEEQNASSSANYDVEIFHSSAAHSAILKGNPQDSALIKTFRRFEEGSEYETVTLKWCTPRGCSAAEMQNCTAMHRITPVDVNSRPSSCLINFLLNGRSVMLEMARRSGGKTISHLLAAHGGEIFIHTLSTARSVLEDPPSISEGCGGRVTDYRITDFGRLMRNNVLVPLKRSTNVNSEGPAEKMRSRLERHTKYWPITISSTLMFNLKQLIDPLPDLMVKEELTAEEVVQCKQVIFSLLQLEAKHETLPLPSIGGGRGGKGGVRREEHYRLLWGELETFLKQHANNSAAHSEVLTCLLEVRSKDDKDKVELDQALRELDGFGKEDGTARASVIRATTDSPMSPPPSTSISLGKQLLKGNIYSPKSLLDVWLQRSAPKEKKPDFHGRVNSDGPKAKLYPNLKEVGREPREPILEG
- the LOC128880820 gene encoding 40S ribosomal protein SA, with amino-acid sequence MSGGLDVLSLKEDDVTKMLAAFTHLGAENVNFQMEQYVYKKKNDGVSIINLRHTWEKLLLAARAIVAIEHPSEVFVISCRQTGQRAVLKFAQHTGATPIAGRFTPGAFTNQIQSAFREPRLLIVTDPSTDHQPITEASYVNIPVIAFCNTDSPLRFVDIAIPCNTKSLHCVGLMWWLLAREVLRLRGSIARESKWDVVVDLFFYRDPEEAEKEEQAAKEIAPAKEFTGPVEVPTTTDPGWVNDVEAAVTTENWADDVAPPTTAAVPAAGAAPAFQASGDWAAQPSEDWTATAPATTNQSWGGATTENW
- the LOC128880810 gene encoding nuclear pore complex protein Nup214-like, producing the protein MKTAPDPKDVQEFQFKQSHISQILNAYESIPTACNLLAADKKRALLYIGQNNKINILKPGEDSDPEWKVEVNIPVFVSKLALSCDCSYLAVVPHGPSILIYNAQMLARGNLQLLHEIRISSSSTEVFANDLQWNPTVPGMFCTVASDYTVGCFQIKEEKEKTIELKALEKLNGLDVLCAAWSPKGKQVAVGCKNGNIVQLKPDLKVARTIPGPTPYIGEVISMLWIRNYQFCAAYLCSEQRINVLIIDAPKGETNANFTSYEDITYGMSDTESEAMIRRYYFDHVPEWGLIIAASSNSSEIAVLGSTDAGVTWNQWQLVDSGRAELPLIHTKESYPVGLAIDKTPVRKLPWGADSILPHPVPILHILATSGQLCSFHMVNLTPTCPAINSPPTEMITPPPQPQLNVSSEASLIMNGVITSTPRPKQPENVPDRPKPPPVANIFGKLNTGSGFFPQSPTEKPKQQEQKFEPIKETHLQQPVNQDIKLTAVKETSLQEPEEQKTSVEDDSRDIRAQIEEYNLFEKELRSRLEPQTWECGTEEERLKLVDTSAKIDEFLRELRETTNSLSSDIAYLKALLLQSFAWVEETKSKNAATIDIVTRNCGDNKISDLHKLYYYTQTQLTRASQILDLEWSDRKTQELSRMKIPHLEFVYQNLILHNKIIQEEKGNIEHLKKRWKLMTRNNNIFGLNRSLSNLSITSSKSSMSLPRNAGIIEARCKAIATKTLSFTQGKQIKLREHLSASTPRIIKPDEPTPIQHRLEETLSSLAALDTTSIDPKNDVEQLVSKQTVVIAQATEKPKQQSYLASLNSIVARIGTSETNNVSTQSKAQTKQPAFSIAFPAVAGSKPLPVDKKLSSPVTNAVPQTTKSKPDTITFNQVNTSTHAMPNILKSFPKVDSITFGTPIQKPEETLTQKSVAKEFGIKLGKDVVPGSDSFKVDTNLFSTNTLKDALSPEISLGNVQGIASNTSLKFGATTTTPAKTDSTATFSFATPLPSNIYSTSQNITPQTSAQTFSFASKPSSTATPFNVKLTPSATVAQTQEALQLTPSFAGQQAADQISNVSSSTPSDEEKYAYKSSFRMLSFQTSLGQISMNLASGVPSKETAATTSLPAIEKTSSTESKVPVFSTSPVQTLLPTSATSLFGNQTNASSISIFGGMSSSTPTTSTFTVTTSSTAFGIQSTTSAPMSIFGGFKTTPATSVTTSTVAATSTAISPFQTSLSKSTFGEPVASLSPASSTSPNNGTPPTFGNATTTSDTSVFGKPTLAMNAQFPNTPAVSSAANTFGKPVINAPSMPFGSSPNTSIFASMPTTSANTSIFSGSSTSSIFGTNTPATSAGSIFEGNPSQMNAFGTPQKSIFDNNPQKSTSIFGGTPNTGSTTSFFGGAASNATPGTSSGSPSVFGGIGASTSPIGLEQPVIGAQPAFGQPPAFDSKPVFGSASSFGTTKSIFGGGFGATAFGASASPPAFGSPAAMGGSPAPMDNMSKVFGNVEAGNTFESLASQPGGLSFSSLAQKSPEAEKLQSFSGGSSFSSWR